In Lasioglossum baleicum chromosome 1, iyLasBale1, whole genome shotgun sequence, the genomic window AGTTAGGCGTAGAAGACAAGTACCATTGGACACATCATTCCACCATACTTAcgtaatgaaattatttgatcgGAGCGTTGATTTGGCACAGTTTCAAGAGGACACACCCCTTTATCCCATATGCAGAGCTTGGATGGCTAATCAACCACGAAATCCCAATCTTGTGCCGAAGTTAGTAATTGGAGAGAAAATTTTAAGTAATTATCTCGCAAAAACACTGACTAGTATACGTTCGTTTACTTTTAGAGTACGCAGTCCAAGCCCAGAAATAGTTAACGAAGTTAACATGAGTAATAATATACTAGACACTAATGGAGAAGTTCGCGATGTTTATTATTTACCGCCTCCGTTGCCTTGCGAAGAAGCTATACCAATGAATCGTATACCTTCACCTATACCCAGAGAGAAGGAGGAATTGAATTTGGATTATGTAAGATGATTAGACAAATTTGCATAATTCATCCTCTTTAACATCTAGGAGGGAGTAAAATTATAATAGATGTACaatcataataaatatatattttatgcatATGTTCCAGGACGGACAGTGCATGAAATCACGAGAAACATTGTTGAGAGAGCACAGAACACATTGGAATGTAGTACGTAAAAAATGGCATCAACAAGCTCACAAGAACGAACAACGTTTTCTACAGAGTGCAAATATACTGAATACTATTTTTAAAAGGTGTGGTATCCAAAGATGCGATAAAGTATTCCATTCTTTATTGggaaatgtaaaaatattatcAGAATAAATTTCCTGTTGCGAGACATgttttattagaaaaaaaacattatttttgtttcagaGCGCAATCGGAATTCGAATAGCCCACTCGCGTGGCAGCATTTGATACTGTCAATTTCCCAAAATCTTTACTTGGTCGGCATGGAACGGCATGTCGTTTTTCTACACACGGTTTATTTTATACCCTTAATTATATATCTGCTGTATGCTACTTGTAGAAATATatctttttattacaatataattaaatgtaGCGCAATTATATTGTTAAGTTGTTCGCGTAGTAAAGAAATCACATGGCAAGTAGAAATTCTTTCCAA contains:
- the Mip40 gene encoding myb-interacting protein 40 isoform X3, producing the protein MGKKRNIPPPAAPIPGRVKIEIKDELADSDVLVARDRLKGALRELLQHSDSGSSGDSSEESSAHDYKHQMKKMSKTMGFQQPRKVRRRRQVPLDTSFHHTYVMKLFDRSVDLAQFQEDTPLYPICRAWMANQPRNPNLVPKVRSPSPEIVNEVNMSNNILDTNGEVRDVYYLPPPLPCEEAIPMNRIPSPIPREKEELNLDYDGQCMKSRETLLREHRTHWNVVRKKWHQQAHKNEQRFLQSANILNTIFKRAQSEFE
- the Mip40 gene encoding myb-interacting protein 40 isoform X4 codes for the protein MGKKRNIPPPAAPIPGRVKIEIKDELDSDVLVARDRLKGALRELLQHSDSGSSGDSSEESSAHDYKHQMKKMSKTMGFQQPRKVRRRRQVPLDTSFHHTYVMKLFDRSVDLAQFQEDTPLYPICRAWMANQPRNPNLVPKVRSPSPEIVNEVNMSNNILDTNGEVRDVYYLPPPLPCEEAIPMNRIPSPIPREKEELNLDYDGQCMKSRETLLREHRTHWNVVRKKWHQQAHKNEQRFLQSANILNTIFKRAQSEFE
- the Mip40 gene encoding myb-interacting protein 40 isoform X2, coding for MFNSRLSMGKKRNIPPPAAPIPGRVKIEIKDELDSDVLVARDRLKGALRELLQHSDSGSSGDSSEESSAHDYKHQMKKMSKTMGFQQPRKVRRRRQVPLDTSFHHTYVMKLFDRSVDLAQFQEDTPLYPICRAWMANQPRNPNLVPKVRSPSPEIVNEVNMSNNILDTNGEVRDVYYLPPPLPCEEAIPMNRIPSPIPREKEELNLDYDGQCMKSRETLLREHRTHWNVVRKKWHQQAHKNEQRFLQSANILNTIFKRAQSEFE
- the Mip40 gene encoding myb-interacting protein 40 isoform X1, which gives rise to MFNSRLSMGKKRNIPPPAAPIPGRVKIEIKDELADSDVLVARDRLKGALRELLQHSDSGSSGDSSEESSAHDYKHQMKKMSKTMGFQQPRKVRRRRQVPLDTSFHHTYVMKLFDRSVDLAQFQEDTPLYPICRAWMANQPRNPNLVPKVRSPSPEIVNEVNMSNNILDTNGEVRDVYYLPPPLPCEEAIPMNRIPSPIPREKEELNLDYDGQCMKSRETLLREHRTHWNVVRKKWHQQAHKNEQRFLQSANILNTIFKRAQSEFE